Proteins found in one Fulvitalea axinellae genomic segment:
- a CDS encoding helix-turn-helix domain-containing protein, giving the protein MPSVYRHLNYSQRKAISHLRRMGYTLQEIARTIRVSASTVSRELRRNSFNGIYDAHKAHQFYKGRKILTATRHRFPTATPNASIRFDQPRYYDRLLKAWHSDYGKYLRYFSMPSSLPVEFRNPSLYKLKEKPQQPGNDIPIMLLARIKKDESTLGPMEAHKRCTETLLEIIKKINGHPPASTVLAR; this is encoded by the coding sequence ATGCCTTCAGTGTACCGCCACCTCAATTACTCACAGCGAAAAGCCATATCGCACCTCCGCAGAATGGGCTATACACTACAAGAAATAGCCCGAACTATACGCGTAAGCGCATCCACTGTAAGCCGTGAACTCCGGCGCAATAGCTTTAACGGAATATACGACGCCCATAAGGCCCATCAATTCTACAAAGGGAGAAAAATTCTGACCGCCACTCGTCATCGCTTTCCCACAGCCACCCCAAACGCATCCATCCGCTTTGACCAGCCCCGTTACTATGACCGCCTTCTAAAAGCTTGGCACTCCGACTACGGAAAATATCTCCGTTATTTTTCGATGCCATCTTCTCTACCCGTAGAGTTCCGTAATCCAAGCCTCTATAAGCTCAAAGAGAAACCCCAACAGCCCGGCAACGATATTCCCATAATGCTGTTGGCCAGAATAAAAAAGGATGAGTCTACCCTTGGTCCCATGGAAGCGCACAAGAGATGTACGGAGACTTTACTGGAAATCATCAAAAAAATCAATGGTCATCCGCCTGCCTCTACCGTATTGGCCAGGTGA
- a CDS encoding RNA polymerase sigma-70 factor encodes MLTLDDFESFKKGDRRAFKKVFEAFHKSLVLFARKYSDETGVAEDCVQEVFVKIWETRKRIKDFQTFKGLLYVSVRNRALNMSRSAKVADSHAYEFFRERYAESYFKNHLIEEETSRLLLQAIENMPAQTREVCQMSMRGVKNAEIAERMDISVNTVKYHKKKASEMLRESMEDQYYLLALLFLGL; translated from the coding sequence ATGTTAACGTTGGACGATTTCGAGTCTTTTAAGAAGGGGGACAGAAGGGCATTCAAAAAGGTCTTTGAGGCCTTTCACAAAAGCTTGGTTCTGTTTGCCAGAAAATACAGTGACGAAACGGGAGTGGCGGAAGACTGCGTGCAGGAAGTTTTTGTCAAGATTTGGGAAACCAGAAAAAGGATCAAGGATTTTCAGACCTTCAAGGGACTTCTGTATGTCAGTGTTAGGAATAGGGCGCTTAATATGAGCAGGTCCGCAAAGGTGGCCGATAGCCACGCCTACGAATTTTTTAGGGAGAGGTATGCGGAAAGCTATTTCAAGAACCATTTGATTGAGGAAGAGACTTCCCGCCTGTTGCTTCAAGCCATTGAGAATATGCCGGCCCAAACCCGGGAGGTGTGCCAAATGAGTATGAGAGGGGTAAAAAACGCCGAAATAGCCGAGCGTATGGATATTTCGGTAAATACTGTGAAATACCACAAGAAAAAGGCTTCCGAAATGCTTAGAGAATCGATGGAAGACCAATATTACCTTCTGGCACTGTTGTTTTTGGGGTTGTAG
- the galB gene encoding beta-galactosidase GalB translates to MIFLNKLKKQCLRQSLLLLCVLTLSNVYAQDRQVDVLRDGWRFYRLEKNDGEQGFSNRDFDDKAWRTLSVPHDWGVEKGFDVSLENNTGLLHWKGIGWYRKDLDIGAEDKGKRIAIEFDGAMANAQVYLNGKLVGEWPYGYTSFSFDLNPYVDFGGKNKLAVRLDTESFDSRWYPGAGIYRNVRLVKTNPVHVVYNGVFVTTPVIDEKNGKVSLRADIRNGNNAYGKITAKVKVYALDENDRRTPVESKFADVTVGVPAKGDHTLRLDGVVSKPKLWSIETPNRYLAELDLYDGDRLVDQYSTSFGFRTIDFTPRDGFYLNGKRVQIKGVCNHHDLGPLGSAFYVEAAKRQLVIMKEMGLNALRTSHNPPAPEILDLCDKMGIIVQVEAFDTWRKGKKKNDYNLAFNGWHMMDLEAMIKRDRNHPSVVMWSNGNEMPDQWDLALGKSLYTVAKSLDPTRPISLGCNWGNTAINGFQKESTDVYGLNYRTSFYEKTLNKEENKQKGLLASETSSTLSTRGEYFFPVKFGTSKQLREINDNFQISGYDVTYPGWGNTPDLQFRLLEKYPAIYGEFVWTGFDYLGEPTPYNHDMTNLLNFRDKKKRERLKKQLEELGKIEVPSRSSYFGIVDLCGFKKDRYYMYQSQWRPELPMAHILPHWNWPGRKGKVTPVHVYTSGDEAELFLNGRSLGRQKVKAGEYRLQWNDVTYSPGTLKVVAYKDGKKWAEDVVRTTGKARKIRLTKDVYPVNGENELCFVTVDLTDSRGRFVADADNALEFSVSDGAEIIASDNGDPTSLIAFKETKRPAFNGKCLIIVKLDKNRASGQKTVLRVKGTGVGCASIAL, encoded by the coding sequence ATGATTTTTTTAAACAAGCTGAAAAAGCAATGCCTAAGGCAAAGTCTCTTGTTGCTTTGCGTGTTGACGCTGTCGAACGTTTATGCGCAAGACAGGCAAGTGGATGTACTGCGGGACGGTTGGCGTTTTTACCGTCTTGAGAAAAACGACGGGGAGCAGGGCTTCTCAAACCGTGATTTTGATGATAAAGCCTGGCGAACCCTCAGCGTACCGCATGACTGGGGCGTGGAGAAAGGTTTTGACGTGTCGTTGGAGAACAACACGGGTTTGCTTCACTGGAAGGGAATCGGTTGGTACCGCAAGGATCTTGACATCGGGGCCGAAGACAAAGGCAAGCGAATAGCCATCGAGTTTGACGGCGCAATGGCCAACGCCCAAGTGTACCTGAACGGCAAATTGGTGGGCGAGTGGCCTTACGGCTACACTTCCTTTTCGTTTGATTTGAATCCGTATGTGGACTTTGGCGGTAAGAATAAGCTGGCTGTCCGTTTGGATACCGAGAGTTTCGATTCGCGTTGGTACCCGGGCGCCGGCATTTACAGAAACGTACGCTTGGTGAAAACCAACCCCGTTCATGTGGTCTACAACGGCGTTTTCGTAACCACGCCCGTGATCGACGAGAAGAACGGCAAAGTGAGCCTGAGGGCCGATATTCGAAACGGCAACAACGCTTACGGTAAGATTACGGCAAAAGTAAAAGTCTATGCCTTGGATGAGAATGACCGCCGTACGCCAGTCGAGTCGAAATTCGCCGATGTGACCGTGGGAGTTCCCGCCAAAGGGGACCATACGCTTCGTTTGGACGGCGTAGTGTCGAAGCCGAAACTTTGGTCTATCGAGACGCCGAACCGTTACCTGGCCGAGTTGGACCTTTATGATGGCGACCGCTTGGTGGACCAGTATTCGACAAGTTTCGGTTTCAGAACGATCGACTTCACGCCTCGTGACGGATTCTATTTGAACGGAAAACGCGTCCAGATCAAAGGCGTTTGTAATCACCACGACCTTGGGCCATTGGGCTCGGCCTTTTATGTGGAGGCGGCTAAGCGTCAGTTGGTGATCATGAAAGAAATGGGCCTAAACGCCTTGCGTACCAGTCATAACCCGCCGGCGCCGGAGATTCTCGACCTTTGCGACAAGATGGGAATCATAGTGCAGGTGGAGGCTTTCGACACTTGGAGAAAAGGCAAGAAGAAGAACGATTACAACTTGGCCTTCAACGGCTGGCACATGATGGATTTGGAAGCGATGATAAAGCGTGACCGCAACCATCCCAGTGTCGTGATGTGGTCGAATGGTAACGAGATGCCTGACCAGTGGGATTTGGCCCTCGGCAAGAGCCTTTATACCGTAGCCAAGAGCCTTGACCCGACGCGTCCGATCAGCTTGGGCTGTAACTGGGGCAATACGGCGATTAACGGATTCCAGAAAGAGAGTACGGATGTTTACGGTTTGAATTACCGCACTTCTTTTTACGAAAAGACGCTAAACAAAGAGGAGAACAAGCAGAAAGGCCTGCTTGCTTCCGAGACCAGCAGTACCCTGTCCACGCGTGGCGAGTATTTCTTCCCTGTGAAATTCGGCACGAGCAAGCAATTGCGTGAGATCAACGATAACTTCCAGATTAGCGGTTATGACGTGACTTACCCGGGCTGGGGCAACACGCCCGATTTGCAGTTCCGGTTGCTCGAAAAGTATCCGGCTATCTACGGCGAGTTCGTTTGGACGGGATTCGATTACTTGGGCGAGCCGACGCCGTATAACCATGATATGACCAACCTGCTTAACTTCCGTGACAAGAAGAAACGCGAGCGTTTGAAGAAGCAGTTGGAAGAGCTCGGCAAAATCGAAGTGCCTTCGCGTAGCAGTTATTTCGGTATTGTTGACTTGTGCGGTTTCAAGAAAGACCGTTACTACATGTACCAGTCGCAGTGGAGGCCGGAATTGCCGATGGCGCACATTCTGCCGCATTGGAACTGGCCGGGACGCAAAGGCAAAGTGACGCCGGTGCACGTATACACCTCGGGCGACGAAGCGGAGCTGTTCCTGAACGGAAGAAGCCTTGGGCGCCAGAAAGTGAAAGCCGGCGAGTATCGCTTGCAGTGGAATGACGTGACTTACAGTCCGGGCACGCTTAAGGTAGTCGCCTATAAAGACGGGAAAAAGTGGGCTGAAGACGTGGTGAGAACGACGGGCAAAGCCAGAAAAATACGTTTGACGAAAGACGTTTATCCTGTAAATGGCGAGAATGAGCTTTGCTTCGTGACCGTGGACTTGACCGATTCGAGAGGACGTTTCGTAGCCGACGCCGACAACGCTTTGGAGTTTTCGGTCAGCGACGGCGCCGAAATCATCGCTTCGGACAACGGCGACCCGACTAGCCTTATCGCGTTCAAAGAAACCAAAAGACCGGCCTTCAACGGCAAGTGCTTGATCATCGTGAAGCTTGACAAGAACAGAGCTTCAGGCCAAAAGACGGTGCTTCGTGTAAAAGGCACCGGCGTAGGATGCGCTTCAATTGCTTTGTAA
- a CDS encoding FecR family protein gives MERTEDYIRFTELLLKESAGNLTQDETEELALWIARHPEDGELGKRLADPVNLAKKQAEYADINTAKAWERLEREVEAKERKSERRILTFVKYAAACLVPLLVFVLYKHYPQQRQLVTERTGQTEIQPGSNKAILVLGDGQTVSLENKGDTLIADNIRKKGDKLIYGTEENEPEKEMERWHTLVTPVGGEYKLALPDGSEVWLNAASELRYSAGFSGKRREVWLKGEACFNVAKDLERPFVVKTEDMDVRVFGTEFNVMAYSDDGITQTTLLEGSVKVDIKDGTEIIQTEELVPDTQAEFRKGSAKANIKKVKALYYTGWKNGKFQFDDEKLETIFRKLSRWYNVEFEVRNPEISDIRFSGEIRRFGNFSTVLGLLELGADLRFSVKGNKITVTKEGL, from the coding sequence ATGGAACGCACGGAAGATTACATAAGGTTTACGGAATTGTTGTTGAAGGAAAGTGCGGGAAACCTGACTCAAGACGAGACTGAGGAGCTTGCCCTGTGGATAGCCCGACACCCTGAGGACGGCGAGTTGGGCAAACGCTTGGCGGATCCGGTAAATTTGGCCAAGAAACAGGCGGAATACGCCGATATAAATACGGCCAAAGCTTGGGAAAGGCTGGAAAGAGAGGTGGAGGCAAAGGAAAGAAAGTCCGAAAGGAGAATCCTTACTTTTGTGAAATACGCAGCGGCTTGCTTGGTTCCGTTATTGGTTTTCGTGCTTTATAAACATTATCCGCAACAGCGGCAGCTTGTTACGGAGCGGACTGGCCAAACGGAGATACAGCCCGGCAGTAACAAAGCGATACTCGTATTGGGTGACGGCCAAACGGTCAGCTTGGAAAACAAAGGTGACACGTTGATAGCCGACAATATCCGTAAAAAAGGAGATAAGCTTATTTACGGCACGGAGGAAAACGAGCCCGAAAAGGAAATGGAGCGTTGGCATACGCTGGTGACTCCCGTGGGCGGAGAGTATAAGCTGGCCTTGCCGGACGGTTCGGAAGTGTGGCTGAACGCGGCCTCGGAGTTACGGTATTCCGCCGGATTTTCGGGCAAGAGACGTGAGGTGTGGCTGAAAGGCGAGGCCTGCTTTAACGTAGCCAAAGACCTGGAAAGGCCTTTTGTGGTCAAAACGGAGGATATGGATGTCCGGGTGTTCGGTACGGAATTCAACGTGATGGCCTATTCCGATGACGGCATTACCCAGACGACCCTGCTTGAGGGCAGCGTGAAGGTGGACATTAAGGACGGCACGGAAATAATCCAGACGGAGGAACTGGTGCCGGATACGCAGGCGGAATTCAGGAAAGGAAGCGCCAAAGCGAATATTAAGAAGGTGAAGGCGCTTTACTATACGGGCTGGAAGAATGGCAAATTCCAGTTTGACGACGAGAAGCTGGAAACGATTTTCAGAAAACTGTCGAGATGGTACAACGTGGAATTTGAGGTGCGGAATCCTGAGATATCCGATATCAGGTTTAGCGGGGAGATAAGACGTTTCGGTAATTTCTCGACTGTGTTGGGCTTGTTGGAGTTGGGGGCTGACCTCAGGTTCTCAGTAAAAGGAAATAAGATAACCGTAACCAAAGAAGGCTTATGA
- a CDS encoding TonB-dependent receptor, with protein MKKRDIYHLFAQPEGWLRPLGVLCFFFVFFLATAPKASASVTQFTEKTLTVNYRNASLSDVFEDLKVRSGLGILYKKKDLGTKADISISKSDVSVKEVLGYALKGTSLTYKIQDDVIVIFRKKERKAPKVSQQKEKTTISGTVKDHNGETVPGVSVVFKGTTVGTVTDFNGTFSVVKPESATVLVFTYIGMATQEVAIGNRTEFDVVMQEDVIGLDAVVTIGYSMEKKRDLSGSLTSVKAEDIANIPATRPDQLLQGRSAGLYVNNANAQPGGGVSMRIRGTSSIQGDSEPLVIVDGVIGGSLEQLNPADIESMEILKDASSTAIYGSRGANGVILITTKRGATGKATVSYSGLVSWSQVRNKLELTDATESAAMINDAIDRGVGNVPESWRQPVGLGKGTDWQDEIYRVAPMHSHNVNMSGGTEKTKYSVSLGYLDQQGIIKNSDFSRGSVRVNLDQNITDRLSAGLNFYYAGSSQNVAATSITQVVTGMSPILTPYDAEGNYNTTLDGSESNSPLALINDREDLRLKDYIQGSAFLTYNITEDLTANTRFSYRLDNLERRGFTSGKLAESDNGRAELGNRKVKDWLSETILTYKKKIGQGDFSALVGFTAQEENLFDFSLVAQGFPTEVNGYNQAEIADATQRDVFSESKKRAMLSYIGRLSYNYQGRYIVTVSGRRDGASVFGANNKYGFFPSGAVAWRVSDEPFFNSEGMVSSLKLRASLGQVGNQAIPPFRTFSASSIQSLKNSGTLDGLTPVVSAKVSRLANENLSWETTTQFDLGVDMELWDGRISFTADYYSKKTKDLLFGRPLSYLTGVSSVLDNIGEVENTGWEFELRTKNITGEFTWDTDFNISFNKNKVLSIGGKEELFINPEAGGGKDVRVRLAEGEEIGTFWGYEFDGIYQNQEEVNNLPGPDARPGRPKFKDLNGDGEITEADKKIIGRPIPKVILGLDNNFSYKGFDLNVFVTAVFGNDIFNGTRYKTYTGSVLGPKTPEYYDNYWRGPGTSNSVASLNEEVDFSTYYMEKGNFIRFKNISLGYTLPKSLLGDHIQSLKVYASAQNLITITDYTGFDPEVNTAHDREAIDNGNLIQGVDYGAYPSTKSFTVGVNVTF; from the coding sequence ATGAAAAAAAGGGACATTTACCATTTGTTTGCCCAGCCCGAAGGCTGGTTGAGGCCCTTAGGTGTCTTATGCTTCTTTTTCGTATTCTTTTTGGCCACGGCCCCGAAGGCTTCGGCTTCGGTTACGCAGTTTACCGAAAAGACTTTGACGGTCAATTACCGTAACGCGTCCCTGTCGGATGTGTTCGAGGATTTGAAAGTGCGCTCGGGCTTGGGCATTCTGTACAAGAAAAAAGACCTTGGGACCAAGGCTGATATTTCGATATCAAAATCGGATGTTAGCGTTAAGGAAGTCTTGGGTTACGCCCTTAAGGGGACATCGTTGACGTATAAAATCCAGGACGACGTAATCGTTATTTTCAGAAAAAAAGAGCGGAAAGCTCCCAAAGTTTCCCAACAAAAGGAAAAAACCACGATAAGCGGCACCGTGAAGGACCATAACGGCGAGACGGTACCGGGAGTGTCTGTGGTTTTTAAGGGAACCACCGTGGGCACCGTTACCGATTTCAACGGAACATTCAGCGTAGTGAAGCCGGAGTCGGCCACCGTTTTGGTTTTTACTTATATAGGCATGGCCACTCAGGAAGTCGCCATCGGAAACCGGACGGAATTCGATGTGGTGATGCAAGAGGACGTGATCGGTTTGGACGCCGTGGTGACCATCGGTTACAGTATGGAGAAGAAACGTGACCTGAGCGGATCGCTTACGTCCGTAAAGGCCGAGGATATAGCCAATATTCCGGCTACCCGTCCTGACCAGCTTTTGCAGGGACGTAGCGCGGGTTTGTACGTAAACAACGCGAACGCTCAGCCAGGCGGTGGCGTAAGCATGAGGATCAGGGGTACTTCCTCTATTCAAGGTGACTCTGAACCGTTGGTTATTGTGGACGGCGTTATCGGCGGTTCTCTTGAGCAGTTGAACCCCGCCGATATCGAGTCTATGGAGATTCTCAAGGACGCCTCTTCTACGGCCATTTACGGTTCTAGGGGCGCCAACGGCGTGATCTTGATCACTACCAAGCGTGGAGCCACAGGCAAAGCCACTGTATCTTATTCGGGATTGGTGAGTTGGAGCCAAGTCCGTAACAAATTGGAATTAACAGACGCCACGGAGTCCGCCGCTATGATCAACGACGCGATTGACCGTGGCGTAGGGAATGTTCCCGAAAGCTGGAGACAACCCGTAGGTTTGGGCAAAGGTACTGACTGGCAGGATGAGATATACAGAGTGGCGCCTATGCATAGCCATAACGTCAATATGTCTGGCGGAACCGAGAAAACAAAATATTCGGTATCGTTGGGATATTTGGATCAGCAGGGTATCATCAAAAATTCTGATTTCTCAAGAGGGTCTGTCCGTGTAAATCTTGACCAGAATATTACGGACAGGTTGTCGGCAGGTTTGAATTTCTATTATGCAGGCTCTAGCCAGAATGTTGCGGCTACATCCATCACTCAGGTAGTGACGGGAATGTCACCTATTTTGACTCCTTATGATGCCGAAGGCAACTACAATACGACCTTGGACGGTAGTGAATCTAATAGCCCTTTGGCTTTGATCAATGACCGTGAGGATTTACGCCTTAAGGATTATATTCAAGGATCGGCCTTCTTGACCTATAACATCACTGAAGACCTTACGGCCAACACCCGTTTCTCTTATCGTCTCGATAATTTGGAGCGACGTGGTTTCACTAGCGGTAAATTGGCGGAGTCTGATAACGGCAGGGCGGAATTGGGCAACCGGAAAGTGAAAGACTGGCTTTCAGAAACAATCCTGACGTACAAGAAGAAGATCGGTCAAGGTGATTTCAGCGCTTTGGTAGGTTTCACCGCCCAAGAGGAAAACTTATTTGACTTTAGCTTGGTAGCCCAGGGATTCCCTACGGAAGTGAACGGCTATAATCAAGCGGAGATAGCTGACGCGACGCAACGTGACGTATTCAGCGAAAGCAAGAAGAGGGCGATGCTCTCTTACATCGGGCGTTTGAGCTACAACTATCAGGGACGCTACATCGTGACCGTTAGTGGTAGACGTGACGGCGCTTCGGTATTCGGAGCCAATAACAAGTACGGTTTCTTCCCGTCGGGCGCGGTGGCTTGGCGTGTAAGCGATGAACCTTTCTTCAATTCTGAAGGCATGGTTTCCTCGTTGAAATTGCGCGCCAGCTTAGGGCAGGTGGGAAACCAGGCTATTCCTCCGTTCCGTACGTTCTCGGCCTCTTCTATCCAGTCATTGAAAAACTCGGGTACGCTCGACGGCCTTACGCCGGTAGTGTCGGCCAAAGTTAGTCGTTTGGCCAACGAGAACCTCTCGTGGGAAACCACTACGCAGTTTGACTTGGGTGTAGATATGGAATTGTGGGACGGCCGAATCTCATTCACGGCCGACTATTACAGCAAAAAAACCAAAGACCTGCTTTTCGGAAGGCCGTTGTCTTACTTGACGGGTGTTAGCAGCGTACTCGATAATATCGGGGAAGTGGAAAACACCGGTTGGGAATTCGAGTTGCGCACCAAGAACATTACGGGTGAGTTTACTTGGGACACTGATTTCAACATTTCTTTCAACAAAAACAAAGTGTTGAGCATAGGCGGAAAAGAGGAGCTTTTCATCAACCCTGAAGCGGGTGGAGGCAAGGACGTGCGTGTACGTTTGGCCGAAGGCGAGGAAATCGGAACTTTCTGGGGATACGAGTTTGACGGAATCTATCAAAATCAGGAGGAAGTGAATAACCTTCCGGGCCCGGACGCTCGCCCCGGACGCCCGAAATTTAAGGACCTGAACGGTGACGGCGAGATAACGGAAGCCGATAAGAAGATCATCGGACGCCCTATACCGAAAGTGATCCTAGGTTTGGATAACAACTTCTCTTACAAAGGTTTCGACCTTAACGTGTTCGTAACCGCTGTTTTCGGGAACGATATCTTTAACGGTACCCGTTACAAAACTTACACTGGATCGGTACTCGGTCCCAAGACGCCAGAGTATTACGATAATTACTGGAGAGGCCCTGGTACCTCTAACAGTGTTGCTAGCCTTAACGAAGAGGTGGACTTCTCTACCTACTATATGGAAAAAGGTAATTTCATCCGCTTCAAGAACATTTCTTTGGGCTACACGTTGCCAAAATCGCTCTTGGGTGACCACATCCAGTCTTTGAAAGTGTACGCCAGCGCCCAAAACCTGATCACTATTACCGACTACACGGGCTTTGATCCTGAAGTGAATACGGCCCATGACCGTGAAGCTATCGACAACGGTAACTTGATACAGGGAGTGGATTACGGAGCTTATCCGTCTACGAAGTCTTTCACCGTAGGTGTTAACGTTACATTTTAA
- a CDS encoding RagB/SusD family nutrient uptake outer membrane protein, with product MKRIAKYMLGAAIVVGGASCSEFLEEEINSELSPSVIQTVDDAELMLGGVLSQYASNDYYSREYFLLTEVASDHTSTVSSNSTRTAVDHYTFTPTLSPIQKCWKAGMRIIANSNYVIEGIDASDNRMTETDKKNYQATARFFRAHTYFDLVRLYGDLAILTKPILAPSELDGLKRQPVSEVYDFIISELEEIEGQFSDEWNAEKRQHAYPTKWAVKAMLSYVYLTKAGYPLKDSGAWAKAASISKDLLDNGGYGFIDGGYKELFKVENKMSNEYIWSVQIYRSIHATNCRFGGIGNQGGWGNWGVTEGFMDQFDDNDLRKKASFMTEIETVIDGKPKVVTMDEWSYKGVPMIAKFAAIENTGVPAENWNDDGRRRAQNLSGYRYGEMLLVYAEAENEANPGSALALAAINKVRERAGMPALTLGSQDEIREAIKKERTFELAFEARRRFDLIRWGDFMNVMKNDPESGQYVKEHHMLYPIPQAEYDILKDFTQNPGYPQDRSGS from the coding sequence ATGAAAAGAATAGCCAAATATATGCTGGGCGCGGCCATTGTTGTTGGTGGCGCATCCTGCTCGGAATTTTTGGAAGAGGAGATTAATTCCGAACTTTCGCCCTCTGTGATTCAGACTGTCGACGATGCGGAACTTATGCTCGGAGGCGTGTTGAGTCAGTACGCTAGTAATGATTATTATTCCAGGGAGTATTTTTTGCTGACTGAAGTAGCCAGCGACCATACTTCCACCGTAAGCAGTAACTCCACCCGTACGGCCGTGGACCACTACACCTTTACCCCTACCCTTTCGCCGATCCAGAAATGCTGGAAGGCGGGTATGCGGATTATCGCCAACTCTAATTACGTTATCGAGGGTATAGACGCCAGCGATAACAGGATGACCGAAACCGACAAGAAAAATTACCAAGCTACGGCCCGATTCTTCAGGGCGCACACTTATTTTGATTTGGTGAGACTCTACGGTGATTTGGCGATTCTCACAAAGCCTATCTTGGCGCCAAGCGAGCTTGACGGACTCAAGCGCCAGCCGGTGAGCGAAGTTTACGATTTCATCATCAGTGAGCTGGAGGAAATCGAAGGCCAGTTTTCCGATGAATGGAACGCTGAGAAGCGCCAGCACGCCTACCCTACCAAATGGGCGGTAAAAGCCATGCTCAGTTACGTTTACCTGACCAAGGCGGGGTATCCGCTCAAAGACAGTGGCGCTTGGGCCAAGGCCGCTTCTATAAGCAAAGACTTATTGGACAACGGCGGGTACGGCTTCATAGATGGCGGTTATAAGGAGCTATTCAAAGTCGAGAACAAGATGAGCAACGAGTACATTTGGTCGGTGCAGATCTATCGTTCTATCCATGCGACTAACTGCCGTTTCGGCGGTATCGGTAACCAAGGTGGCTGGGGTAACTGGGGCGTCACGGAAGGCTTTATGGACCAGTTCGACGATAATGACTTGAGAAAGAAAGCTTCTTTCATGACCGAGATAGAAACTGTTATAGACGGAAAGCCTAAGGTGGTGACCATGGACGAGTGGAGCTACAAGGGCGTGCCTATGATAGCCAAGTTCGCGGCCATAGAGAATACGGGCGTTCCTGCGGAAAACTGGAATGACGACGGACGAAGAAGAGCCCAGAACCTGTCGGGTTACCGCTATGGCGAGATGCTTTTGGTATACGCCGAAGCGGAGAACGAAGCCAATCCGGGCAGTGCGTTGGCCTTGGCGGCTATCAATAAGGTAAGGGAAAGAGCCGGGATGCCGGCCTTGACTTTGGGTTCGCAAGACGAGATCCGTGAGGCCATCAAAAAGGAACGTACTTTTGAATTGGCCTTTGAGGCCAGAAGGCGCTTTGACCTGATCCGTTGGGGTGACTTTATGAATGTGATGAAAAATGATCCGGAATCGGGGCAATACGTGAAGGAACACCATATGCTGTACCCTATCCCGCAGGCCGAATACGATATATTGAAAGATTTCACCCAAAACCCCGGTTATCCGCAGGACCGTAGCGGTTCCTGA